One window from the genome of Magnolia sinica isolate HGM2019 chromosome 4, MsV1, whole genome shotgun sequence encodes:
- the LOC131243569 gene encoding exocyst complex component EXO70H1-like, with product MPVKIPNTLSILHSFKSSFSTISSPSSPSFPSSTSSSPKCPSTPHKSPSTPPHPHHTLSQSMMEENIAAAESVIAKHAADPTPFYGDHHEGREFLQAIKKLQDSMLFFVSKSNSNSNSDNNLVRAQTLMQTAMDRLGREFYHIMSVNRDNLDPESISGRSSIRWIGSDSDYSDTGSDEDSLATRESIQQNERLSSPAMLDIQSIAECMISSGYGKECLKIYKTLRKSIIDEGLYTLRFERSGPHQTHKLNWDIAEPKIKIWLNSSKIAVKTLFSGERILCDHVFAASGAIKETCFAEIVKDAAVDLFAFPESVATKCKKLPEKIFPILGLCDTLSELIPDIESIFSYESTSTVRSQAATAVAKLGDVIRTMIRDFESALQKDNCRLPVPGGGIHPLTHNVMNYVCALVDYSGTIVEVYSNQPLPVQSPLPELLIENSPTAENSLSSITVLFAWLILVLLCKLDGKAKLYKDVGLSYLFLANNLHYIVTKIRSSNLRYVLGNDWISKHDAKLHLYVASYENTTWGKAVASLQEDPTVVIERDAAMEVFQRFNHAFWAVYRAQTEWVVPDGSMREEMKVSVKKKILTAYRAFYWKYRVMVGHEKDTDIIVPDHLETYLSELFYSSSLSGPGCKGYSGV from the coding sequence atgccagTCAAAATCCCAAACACCCTCTCCATTCTCCACTCCTTCAAATCCTCATTTTCCACCatctcctctccctcctctccctcctttccctcttctacttcttcttcccCAAAATGCCCCTCCACCCCACACAAATCCCCATCCACTCCTCCCCATCCTCACCACACACTCTCCCAATCCATGATGGAGGAGAACATCGCAGCCGCCGAATCGGTGATCGCCAAACACGCCGCGGACCCCACCCCATTCTACGGCGATCACCACGAGGGACGGGAATTCCTCCAGGCCATCAAAAAACTCCAGGATTCCATGCTCTTCTTCGTCTCCAAATCAAACTCAAATTCAAACTCCGACAACAATCTGGTGCGTGCCCAAACCCTCATGCAGACTGCCATGGACCGCCTCGGCCGGGAATTCTACCATATCATGTCCGTTAATCGCGACAACCTGGATCCCGAATCAATATCCGGCCGCTCATCGATAAGATGGATCGGATCGGACTCTGATTACTCCGACACAGGCTCTGATGAGGACTCCCTCGCTACCCGCGAATCGATCCAACAAAACGAACGGCTCTCGTCGCCCGCAATGTTAGACATCCAATCAATTGCCGAATGCATGATCTCATCTGGTTATGGAAAGGAATGTCTCAAAATCTACAAAACTCTGCGGAAATCGATCATCGATGAAGGGCTCTATACGCTCCGATTCGAACGATCGGGCCCACATCAAACCCACAAGCTCAATTGGGATATCGCCGAGCCCAAGATCAAAATCTGGTTGAATTCATCGAAAATCGCCGTTAAAACACTCTTCTCCGGTGAGCGGATTCTCTGCGATCACGTCTTCGCGGCCTCTGGTGCGATCAAAGAAACCTGCTTTGCTGAAATTGTGAAAGATGCTGCCGTCGATCTGTTCGCATTCCCAGAATCCGTCGCGACGAAATGTAAGAAATTGCCGGAGAAGATATTCCCAATCCTAGGTCTCTGCGACACCCTCTCCGAACTCATTCCCGACATCGAATCGATCTTCTCCTACGAATCAACATCCACCGTCCGTTCGCAAGCTGCCACCGCAGTTGCCAAGCTCGGCGATGTGATCCGTACCATGATACGCGATTTCGAATCAGCACTTCAGAAGGACAATTGCCGATTGCCGGTCCCGGGCGGCGGAATCCATCCGCTCACCCACAACGTCATGAACTACGTCTGCGCACTCGTCGACTACAGCGGAACTATCGTTGAAGTATATTCAAATCAGCCATTACCAGTACAATCGCCACTACCGGAGCTTCTAATTGAGAATTCACCCACAGCGGAAAACTCGTTGTCCTCGATCACCGTCCTATTCGCATGGCTGATACTAGTCCTCCTCTGTAAGCTCGACGGAAAGGCCAAGCTCTACAAGGACGTCGGTCTATCGTATCTCTTCCTGGCGAATAATCTCCACTACATCGTCACCAAAATCCGATCGTCCAATCTTCGTTATGTCCTCGGCAACGATTGGATCTCAAAGCACGACGCGAAGCTCCACCTGTACGTGGCGAGCTACGAAAACACCACGTGGGGTAAGGCGGTGGCGTCGTTGCAGGAGGATCCAACGGTCGTGATCGAGCGGGACGCGGCAATGGAGGTGTTCCAGAGATTCAATCACGCCTTTTGGGCCGTATACCGGGCCCAGACAGAGTGGGTGGTGCCGGATGGGAGTATGAGAGAAGAGATGAAAGTTTCGGTGAAGAAGAAGATTTTAACGGCGTATCGGGCATTTTACTGGAAGTATCGggttatggtgggccatgaaaaggaTACGGATATCATTGTTCCAGACCATTTGGAGACCTACCTATCGGAACTGTTTTACTCGTCGAGCCTTTCGGGTCCGGGATGCAAAGGTTACTCAGGGGTTTGA